The following coding sequences lie in one Miscanthus floridulus cultivar M001 chromosome 9, ASM1932011v1, whole genome shotgun sequence genomic window:
- the LOC136481115 gene encoding proline-rich receptor-like protein kinase PERK13 — MHAPASSYIYEPPSSSPIHDMSFSLDELEGPAKNMPEQQTPPAKKDTTPEKEVEQTPPPPPKQNEDEQTPPPPPKHKEAEQTPPQAPASKKAKKFPIPKLVSPYEPKKGKAAGTVLFLKGLGKQWTARVVELEPSQNKEAAGQATEAVPPTKEAPSGDVHVEPPSNTPLTLKDIRKPMVDDYVNVPSNYVPRRPMLQWTVLEKGPWTIKRFHDWYMRAVNAGLHAVSVDIPADVFATGKDKSGAFVTFEDMHLLLNYRKLDVQLITI, encoded by the coding sequence ATGCATGCCCCAGCATCCTCGTATATTTATGAGCCACCGTCGTCATCCCCAATACATGATATGTCATTCTCGCTGGATGAGCTCGAGGGGCCAGCCAAGAACATGCCTGAGCAGCAGACTCCGCCAGCCAAGAAGGACACAACACCAGAGAAGGAGGTAGAGCAAactcccccgccaccaccaaagcAGAATGAAGATGAGCAAactcccccgccaccaccaaagcATAAGGAAGCAGAGCAAACTCCCCCACAAGCACCGGCCtccaagaaggcaaagaaatttcCAATTCCAAAATTGGTTTCTCCCTATGAGCCAAAAAAGGGGAAAGCAGCAGGCACAGTTCTATTTCTGAAAGGGCTTGGAAAGCAGTGGACGGCACGAGTCGTTGAGCTCGAACCGTCACAGAATAAGGAAGCCGCCGGCCAAGCAACTGAAGCCGTGCCACCAACAAAGGAAGCCCCAAGTGGCGATGTACATGTCGAACCGCCATCAAATACACCATTGACCCTTAAGGATATAAGAAAGCCAATGGTTGATGATTATGTCAATGTCCCCAGTAACTATGTGCCCAGAAGGCCTATGCTGCAATGGACGGTGCTTGAAAAGGGTCCATGGACGATAAAAAGGTTTCATGACTGGTACATGAGAGCAGTGAATGCTGGCCTGCATGCAGTTAGTGTTGACATACCAGCAGACGTGTTTGCTACTGGCAAGGATAAAAGCGGGGCATTTGTTACCTTCGAGGACATGCACCTACTGTTGAACTATAGGAAACTTGACGTCCAACTCATTACAATCTGA